A region of Coleofasciculus chthonoplastes PCC 7420 DNA encodes the following proteins:
- the glcD gene encoding glycolate oxidase subunit GlcD, with protein MLTQAKSKRNWKPIIKEFEAVIGKKGVVRRKEELLTYECDGLPSYRQRPALVVLPRTTEQVAAAVKLCDRYNIPWVARGAGTGLSGGALPVEDCVLIVTALMKRILDVDLDNQRIVVQPGVINNWVTQAVSGAGFYYAPDPSSQIICSIGGNVAENSGGVHCLKYGVTTNHVLGLKLVVPDGSIVDVGGTIPEMPGYDLTGLFVGSEGTLGIATEITLKILKTPESICVVLADFTSIEAAGAAVADIIGAGIIPAGMEMMDNLSINAVEDVVATGCYPRDAGAILLVELDGLEVEVSTNKKRVTQLCQQNGARTITTASDPETRLKLWKGRKAAFAAAGHLSPDYFVQDGVIPRTQLAQVLKDVEALSEKYGYRIANVFHAGDGNLHPLILYDESIPGAFEQVEELGGEILRLCVNAGGSISGEHGIGADKNCFMPDMFSEADLETMKWINQVFNPKGLANPGKVFPTPRTCGEAANAQKSVQFKDVERF; from the coding sequence ATGTTGACCCAAGCCAAGTCCAAACGGAACTGGAAACCCATTATCAAGGAATTTGAAGCCGTTATTGGTAAAAAGGGTGTGGTTCGCCGCAAGGAGGAATTACTCACCTACGAATGTGATGGATTACCCAGTTATCGCCAACGCCCCGCCTTGGTGGTACTCCCCCGCACGACTGAACAAGTTGCGGCTGCTGTTAAGCTTTGCGATCGCTATAATATCCCTTGGGTGGCGCGAGGTGCAGGCACAGGCTTATCGGGCGGTGCTTTACCCGTAGAAGATTGTGTCTTAATCGTCACCGCCTTGATGAAGCGTATCCTGGATGTTGACCTAGACAATCAACGCATTGTGGTTCAACCTGGAGTCATTAACAACTGGGTTACCCAAGCCGTCAGTGGTGCCGGATTCTATTATGCCCCAGACCCCTCCAGTCAGATTATATGTTCCATTGGCGGTAATGTGGCTGAAAACTCTGGCGGGGTTCATTGTCTCAAATATGGTGTGACCACAAACCATGTTTTGGGGTTAAAACTGGTAGTTCCCGATGGGTCAATTGTCGATGTCGGTGGCACCATTCCGGAAATGCCGGGATATGATTTAACCGGGTTATTTGTGGGTTCAGAAGGCACATTAGGAATTGCCACAGAAATTACCCTGAAAATTCTCAAAACCCCAGAATCCATCTGTGTGGTTCTGGCTGATTTTACCAGTATAGAAGCCGCAGGTGCTGCCGTTGCCGATATTATTGGTGCAGGGATTATTCCAGCCGGAATGGAAATGATGGATAATCTCAGCATCAACGCGGTAGAAGATGTGGTGGCGACAGGGTGTTATCCCAGAGATGCGGGCGCCATTTTGTTAGTGGAATTGGATGGGTTAGAGGTAGAAGTCAGCACCAACAAAAAGCGTGTGACTCAACTCTGTCAACAGAATGGGGCGCGGACGATTACCACCGCCAGTGACCCCGAAACGCGGTTAAAACTATGGAAAGGACGCAAAGCTGCATTTGCGGCGGCGGGACATCTGAGTCCCGATTATTTTGTCCAAGATGGGGTAATTCCTCGGACACAGTTAGCGCAGGTACTTAAAGACGTTGAAGCCTTAAGTGAAAAGTATGGCTATCGGATTGCCAATGTCTTTCATGCTGGCGATGGCAATTTACATCCTTTGATTCTGTACGATGAATCAATTCCCGGTGCATTTGAGCAGGTAGAAGAATTAGGGGGAGAAATCCTACGACTTTGTGTGAATGCAGGCGGGAGTATTTCGGGGGAACATGGGATTGGTGCAGATAAGAACTGTTTTATGCCCGATATGTTCAGCGAGGCGGATTTGGAGACTATGAAATGGATTAATCAGGTGTTTAATCCCAAAGGCTTGGCGAATCCCGGAAAAGTATTTCCCACCCCTCGCACCTGTGGGGAAGCCGCGAATGCCCAAAAGTCAGTCCAGTTTAAGGATGTGGAACGGTTTTGA
- a CDS encoding Rpn family recombination-promoting nuclease/putative transposase: MRFISPKVDYAFKKIFGSEQSKEILISFLNAIVYDGDQVIKDLTIVNPYNPGQTLSLKDTYLDVKAVLADGSIVVIEMQIASMAAFNKRVAYNLAKAYANQLVKGEDYPRLNPAMAVTITDFILFQETEDVINKFVFQEREKKFEILNQELQLIFVELPKFNKTLSELTSLTDKWIYFLREAAMLEDIPESLGEVSEIKFALNLANQANMTVEELDIVDRRGMMLQDEKGRIIYAEQKGEQKGESRLILRLLKKRFGEISVETSRQVQNLSIEDLESLGEDFLEFDSLEDLENWLMER; this comes from the coding sequence ATGAGGTTTATAAGCCCAAAAGTAGATTATGCTTTTAAGAAAATATTTGGTTCAGAACAAAGCAAAGAGATATTGATCAGCTTTCTGAATGCTATTGTTTATGATGGAGATCAAGTTATTAAAGACTTAACCATCGTCAACCCCTACAATCCCGGTCAGACCCTCAGCTTAAAAGACACCTATTTAGATGTTAAAGCCGTTTTAGCTGATGGCTCTATTGTAGTAATAGAAATGCAAATTGCTTCAATGGCTGCCTTCAATAAAAGGGTGGCTTATAACTTGGCAAAAGCTTATGCCAACCAGCTAGTAAAAGGAGAAGATTACCCCCGACTTAATCCAGCCATGGCAGTTACTATTACAGATTTTATCCTCTTTCAAGAAACAGAGGATGTCATCAATAAATTTGTGTTTCAGGAGAGAGAGAAAAAGTTTGAGATTCTCAATCAGGAATTACAGCTAATCTTTGTTGAATTACCTAAGTTTAATAAAACTCTCTCAGAGTTAACAAGTTTGACAGATAAGTGGATTTATTTTCTGCGAGAAGCTGCGATGTTGGAGGATATCCCTGAGAGTTTAGGAGAAGTATCGGAAATAAAATTCGCCTTAAATCTGGCTAACCAAGCCAATATGACAGTGGAAGAATTAGATATAGTAGATAGGCGGGGGATGATGTTACAAGACGAGAAAGGACGGATAATTTATGCCGAACAAAAAGGTGAGCAAAAAGGAGAATCGCGATTAATCCTGCGACTACTCAAAAAGCGTTTTGGAGAAATTTCTGTGGAAACAAGCCGTCAAGTTCAGAATTTATCTATTGAAGATTTGGAAAGTTTAGGAGAAGATTTCTTAGAGTTCGACAGTCTGGAAGATTTGGAAAATTGGTTGATGGAGAGATAG
- the mnmH gene encoding tRNA 2-selenouridine(34) synthase MnmH encodes MARSLTYTQAPWLETYTEIIDVRSPSEFAEDHLPQAINLPILDDEQRAKVGTLYKQVSPFQARKLGAALVARNIAQHLESHFAAKDKDYHPLVYCWRGGQRSHSLAGVLNQIGWRVTVLEGGYKTYRTYVRQQLETLPPQFTFQVLSGFTGSGKTYILHQLAQRGVQVLDLEGWANHRGSLLGQQWHDKPTPQPSQKQFESLLLLALQRFDASQPIWVEAESNKIGQRYLPPSLWQQMKQANCIEIQLPQGIRIERLLHEYPHFISHPDVLKRKLVYLKSRYGGQTIRHWYHLIDTEQWHTLVGELLSHHYDPAYRRSIGHLYQEASRIIEIDEVSDTTVEALLEPFES; translated from the coding sequence ATGGCGCGATCGCTCACATACACTCAAGCACCCTGGCTAGAAACCTATACTGAGATTATTGATGTTCGCAGCCCCAGTGAGTTTGCTGAGGATCATCTGCCCCAAGCGATCAACCTACCCATCCTCGATGACGAACAACGGGCGAAAGTGGGAACCCTTTACAAACAAGTCTCCCCCTTCCAAGCCCGGAAACTGGGTGCCGCCCTGGTTGCTCGTAACATTGCTCAACATCTTGAGTCTCACTTTGCCGCTAAAGACAAAGACTATCATCCTCTGGTGTACTGCTGGCGTGGGGGTCAACGTTCTCATAGTCTGGCTGGCGTCTTAAATCAAATTGGCTGGCGAGTGACTGTTCTAGAAGGGGGCTATAAAACCTACCGCACTTATGTGCGCCAGCAACTCGAAACGTTACCGCCCCAGTTTACATTTCAGGTGTTATCTGGTTTCACAGGTAGCGGGAAAACCTATATTTTACACCAGTTAGCGCAACGCGGCGTCCAAGTCCTTGATTTAGAAGGTTGGGCAAATCATCGCGGTTCCCTACTCGGTCAACAGTGGCACGATAAACCAACCCCTCAACCGTCGCAAAAACAGTTTGAATCCTTACTGCTGTTGGCATTACAACGCTTTGACGCCAGTCAGCCGATTTGGGTAGAAGCCGAAAGCAATAAAATTGGACAGCGTTATTTGCCCCCCTCCCTTTGGCAACAGATGAAGCAGGCGAACTGTATAGAAATTCAACTTCCCCAAGGGATAAGAATCGAACGGCTGCTGCACGAGTATCCCCACTTCATCAGCCATCCCGACGTATTGAAACGCAAGCTAGTCTATTTGAAATCGCGCTACGGTGGGCAAACAATTCGGCACTGGTATCATCTAATTGACACCGAACAATGGCATACATTAGTCGGAGAATTGCTGAGTCACCACTATGATCCAGCCTACCGTCGTTCAATTGGGCATCTGTACCAAGAAGCCTCACGTATTATAGAGATTGATGAGGTATCGGATACTACCGTAGAAGCGTTGCTTGAGCCGTTTGAGTCATGA